The Pseudosulfitobacter pseudonitzschiae genome includes a region encoding these proteins:
- the phnF gene encoding phosphonate metabolism transcriptional regulator PhnF yields MARTPIWQSIAAHLRDEITAGQFAQGDKLPTEAALSARFGVNRHTVRHALGALAEEGVVYARRGAGVFVTQVPTDYPIGKRVRFHQNLTLAGRVPAKEILSLETRSATAVERKTLALAEGDMVHDYEGLSLADDQPVALFRSVFPAARFPDLLADLQATRSVTAALQRGGVADYTRASTRLKAKLATATQALHLRISEGAPVLHTTGINVDAGGVPVEFGNTWFAGDRITLTLEGG; encoded by the coding sequence ATGGCCCGCACCCCGATCTGGCAATCCATCGCCGCCCATCTGCGCGATGAAATCACCGCAGGGCAGTTCGCCCAAGGCGACAAGCTGCCGACCGAGGCGGCGCTGTCCGCGCGCTTTGGCGTCAACCGTCACACGGTGCGCCACGCGCTGGGAGCGCTGGCCGAGGAGGGCGTGGTCTATGCAAGGCGCGGCGCGGGTGTGTTCGTGACGCAGGTGCCGACGGATTATCCCATCGGCAAGCGCGTGCGCTTTCACCAGAACCTGACGCTGGCGGGGCGGGTGCCTGCCAAGGAAATCCTGTCGCTGGAAACCCGCAGCGCCACGGCGGTCGAACGCAAGACCTTGGCGCTGGCCGAGGGGGATATGGTGCATGATTACGAGGGACTGTCGCTGGCCGATGACCAGCCTGTCGCCCTGTTTCGCAGTGTCTTTCCGGCGGCGCGGTTTCCTGATCTGCTGGCGGACCTGCAAGCGACACGCTCTGTCACGGCGGCGTTACAGCGTGGCGGCGTGGCAGATTACACCCGCGCCTCGACCCGGTTGAAGGCCAAGCTGGCCACGGCGACCCAAGCGCTGCACCTGCGCATCTCCGAGGGCGCACCGGTACTGCACACCACAGGCATCAACGTTGATGCAGGTGGCGTGCCGGTCGAGTTCGGGAATACCTGGTTCGCGGGGGACAGGATCACGCTGACGCTGGAGGGCGGGTAG
- a CDS encoding IS110 family transposase translates to MEDLAVVGIDIGKDTFHLVGFDRSGQLVIRKQIKRLALNATFEQLPRCIVGMEACLSAHFVSRTLRSMGFEPRIIPAIYVKPFNKGQKNDYNDAEAIAEAALRPNLRTVSEKDQDQLDLQALHRVRARLVSRRTATINQIRAFLIEQGITVRSGLRALKNSFETILEQRRDEISPRMRGILIGLYGDWLWLDKRIGDVSGEIEEISRTEENCANIMTIPGIGPMISTAMVAAVGKGEAFDRGRDFAAWVGLVPRQFSTGGRTILGRITKRGSRYLRMLFVQAAKVIMMRPHRWSDFSFGPWLTEAVARMPRNKAAIALANKLARTAWSLLRHGTQFDAPRDAAMEAI, encoded by the coding sequence TTGGAAGACCTTGCCGTCGTCGGGATCGACATCGGGAAGGATACGTTTCACCTGGTCGGATTCGACCGGTCCGGCCAACTGGTCATCCGAAAGCAGATCAAGCGCTTGGCTCTGAATGCCACTTTCGAGCAACTCCCACGCTGCATCGTGGGAATGGAGGCTTGCCTCAGCGCCCATTTTGTCAGCCGAACGCTGCGGAGCATGGGGTTCGAGCCGCGGATCATACCGGCAATTTACGTGAAGCCGTTCAACAAGGGCCAGAAGAACGATTACAACGACGCGGAGGCGATCGCAGAAGCTGCGTTGCGACCCAACCTTCGGACCGTTTCAGAAAAGGACCAAGATCAGCTCGACCTTCAGGCCCTGCACCGGGTCCGGGCACGGCTGGTTTCGCGGCGCACGGCCACCATCAACCAGATCCGGGCCTTCCTGATCGAGCAGGGGATCACCGTCAGGTCGGGGCTGCGGGCGCTGAAGAATTCCTTCGAAACGATCCTCGAACAGCGTCGGGATGAGATCTCACCTCGAATGCGTGGCATCCTGATCGGGCTTTACGGCGACTGGCTCTGGCTGGACAAACGGATCGGGGACGTCTCCGGCGAGATCGAAGAGATCAGCCGCACGGAAGAGAACTGCGCCAACATCATGACGATACCCGGCATCGGGCCAATGATCTCGACGGCGATGGTCGCGGCAGTCGGCAAAGGTGAGGCGTTCGACAGGGGGCGCGATTTTGCAGCCTGGGTTGGTCTGGTGCCCCGACAATTCAGCACCGGCGGGCGAACGATCCTCGGACGGATCACCAAGCGCGGCAGTCGCTACCTGAGGATGCTGTTCGTGCAGGCGGCTAAAGTGATCATGATGCGCCCGCACCGCTGGTCCGACTTCAGCTTTGGCCCGTGGCTGACCGAGGCGGTGGCGCGTATGCCCAGAAACAAGGCGGCCATCGCGCTTGCCAACAAACTCGCACGAACCGCCTGGAGCCTTCTGCGCCACGGCACCCAGTTCGACGCACCAAGAGACGCGGCCATGGAAGCGATCTGA
- a CDS encoding NAD(P)H-dependent oxidoreductase, protein MNLSSLLAARRDAGRPVRVGLIGAGKFGSMILAQARFIDGYHVVGVADLDVDKARGSFERTGWSPERYAATSMAGAVRDGTTCITDDVADLLACGDIECILEATGHPLAGTRHALAAIDAGKHVIMVNVEADVLCGAVLAHRAAQQGVVYSMAYGDQPAAICELVDWVHACGFELCAAGKGMNFAPPYRYSTPDTVWDFFGWSDEEVAAGDFNPKMYNSFTDGTKAAIEMAAVANATGLDCPDDGLAFHPAGLHDLATVFRPESEGGRLAKPGLVDIASSREPDGRVVLNNIQYGMFVTFRAPDDYTRACFQQYGLLTDPTGWYGSMWRPFHLIGLETSVSVLSACLRGEATGSSTRWRGDAVATSKGDFAAGDYLDGEGGFKVWAKAIPARQSHRLNALPIGLAHHIKLKRPLKRDQIVCLDDVEIVDDKDIFAMRAQQVAFLDE, encoded by the coding sequence ATGAACCTGTCATCGCTTCTTGCCGCACGCCGCGACGCGGGCCGCCCCGTGCGCGTCGGCCTGATCGGCGCAGGAAAATTCGGCTCGATGATCCTTGCACAAGCGCGGTTTATCGACGGCTATCATGTGGTCGGTGTCGCCGATCTGGACGTGGACAAAGCCCGCGGATCGTTCGAGCGCACCGGCTGGTCCCCCGAGCGATACGCCGCCACCAGCATGGCCGGTGCAGTGCGCGACGGCACCACCTGCATCACCGACGATGTCGCAGACCTGCTGGCCTGCGGTGATATCGAATGTATCCTCGAAGCAACCGGCCACCCGCTGGCAGGCACCCGTCACGCGCTGGCCGCCATCGACGCGGGCAAGCATGTGATTATGGTCAACGTCGAAGCCGACGTTCTATGCGGCGCCGTTCTGGCACACCGCGCAGCGCAGCAGGGCGTGGTCTATTCCATGGCCTATGGCGACCAGCCCGCCGCTATCTGCGAGTTGGTCGATTGGGTCCACGCCTGCGGATTCGAACTGTGTGCCGCAGGCAAGGGCATGAACTTTGCCCCGCCCTACCGCTATTCTACCCCCGACACGGTCTGGGACTTTTTCGGATGGAGCGACGAAGAAGTGGCCGCAGGCGACTTTAACCCCAAGATGTACAATTCGTTCACCGACGGGACCAAGGCCGCCATCGAAATGGCCGCTGTCGCCAATGCCACCGGCCTTGATTGTCCGGACGACGGGCTGGCCTTCCATCCCGCAGGGCTGCACGATCTGGCGACAGTGTTCCGCCCCGAAAGCGAAGGCGGCAGGCTGGCCAAACCGGGGCTGGTCGACATCGCATCCAGCCGCGAACCCGACGGGCGCGTGGTGCTGAACAACATCCAATACGGCATGTTCGTGACCTTTCGCGCGCCCGACGACTACACCCGCGCCTGTTTCCAGCAATACGGCCTGCTGACAGATCCCACAGGCTGGTACGGCTCGATGTGGCGCCCCTTTCACCTGATCGGGCTGGAAACATCCGTTTCGGTGCTGTCGGCCTGTTTGCGCGGCGAGGCCACAGGATCATCCACCCGCTGGCGCGGCGATGCGGTGGCCACATCCAAGGGCGACTTTGCCGCCGGTGATTATCTGGACGGCGAAGGCGGCTTCAAAGTCTGGGCCAAAGCGATCCCCGCCCGCCAGTCCCACCGCCTGAACGCCCTGCCGATCGGTCTGGCGCACCACATCAAACTGAAACGCCCCCTGAAACGTGACCAGATCGTATGTCTGGACGATGTCGAGATCGTGGACGACAAGGATATCTTTGCGATGCGAGCGCAACAGGTGGCATTTCTGGACGAATAA
- a CDS encoding transketolase has translation MNTGTAKHGSNVSLARRAWAIRRNALRMGEVQGQGYIGQALGVADVLAVSYFHALSYRPDDPEWEGRDRFLLSIGHYAIALYSAMIEAGILPENELETYGMDDSRMPMSGMAAYTPGMEITGGSLGHGLGIAVGMALGLKRKKNPAFVYNMLSDGELGEGSTWEAVMSAVQWKLDNLIAIVDFNNQQADGPTRSALAQVPEAAKWQAFGWYAQEVDGNDLDAVVAAFDAARGHDGAQPRVIICNTTMCKGIPFLESREITHFVRVEPEEWAKALEILDGEKPQ, from the coding sequence ATGAACACGGGCACAGCCAAGCATGGATCGAACGTCAGTCTGGCACGGCGCGCATGGGCGATCCGGCGCAACGCGTTGCGCATGGGCGAGGTGCAGGGGCAGGGATATATCGGACAGGCGCTGGGTGTGGCGGATGTGCTGGCGGTGTCCTATTTCCACGCGCTCAGCTATCGCCCCGACGACCCCGAATGGGAAGGGCGCGACCGCTTTCTGCTGTCGATCGGACACTATGCCATCGCGCTGTATTCCGCGATGATCGAGGCAGGTATCCTGCCAGAGAACGAACTGGAAACTTATGGCATGGACGACAGCCGGATGCCGATGTCGGGCATGGCCGCCTATACGCCGGGGATGGAGATCACCGGCGGATCGCTTGGACATGGCTTGGGCATTGCGGTGGGCATGGCGCTGGGGCTGAAGCGTAAAAAGAACCCAGCCTTTGTCTATAACATGCTGTCCGACGGCGAACTGGGCGAAGGATCGACCTGGGAGGCGGTGATGTCTGCCGTGCAGTGGAAACTGGACAACCTGATCGCCATTGTCGATTTCAACAACCAGCAGGCCGACGGACCGACGCGCTCGGCACTGGCGCAGGTGCCCGAGGCGGCGAAATGGCAGGCATTTGGCTGGTATGCGCAAGAGGTCGACGGTAACGATCTGGACGCGGTCGTAGCAGCCTTTGACGCGGCACGGGGCCACGATGGCGCGCAGCCCCGCGTCATCATCTGCAACACCACCATGTGCAAGGGCATTCCGTTTCTGGAAAGCCGTGAGATCACCCATTTTGTACGGGTTGAGCCCGAGGAATGGGCCAAAGCCTTGGAGATTCTGGACGGGGAGAAACCACAATGA
- a CDS encoding transketolase family protein has protein sequence MKPQELSRRQSKYTARTAPEGERVATSAMIASLDAEGRDTIAAPFGHALVDLAKTREDIVGLTADLSKYTDLHIFAKAYPDRFYQMGMAEAVMISAAAGLAREGFTPFATTYAVFASRRAYDFIIMAIAEENLPVKIVCALPGLTTGYGPSHQATEDLAIMRGMPNLTIIDPCDAVEIDQATRVIADTPGPVYMRLLRGQVPDVLGEYGYQFKLGRAQMIRDGRDVLFVSSGLMTMRTLDAAKALQKDGVDCAVLHVPTIKPLDVQTIIAEASKGGRLVVTAENHSVTGGLGEAVAATLMRAGVHVPFRQIGLPDAFLDAGALPTLHDQYGISVSAVTAAVKSWL, from the coding sequence ATGAAGCCGCAGGAACTGTCGCGCCGCCAGTCGAAATACACCGCCCGCACCGCGCCCGAGGGCGAACGCGTGGCCACATCCGCCATGATCGCGTCGCTGGATGCCGAAGGACGCGACACCATAGCCGCCCCCTTTGGTCACGCACTGGTGGATCTGGCCAAAACCCGCGAAGACATTGTGGGGTTGACGGCGGATCTGTCAAAATACACCGACCTGCATATTTTTGCCAAAGCGTACCCCGACCGGTTTTACCAGATGGGTATGGCCGAGGCGGTGATGATAAGCGCCGCCGCCGGACTGGCACGCGAGGGGTTCACGCCCTTTGCCACCACCTATGCGGTGTTTGCGTCGCGCCGCGCCTATGATTTCATCATCATGGCGATTGCCGAAGAAAACCTGCCGGTCAAGATTGTCTGCGCCCTGCCCGGACTGACCACAGGCTATGGCCCCAGCCATCAGGCGACCGAGGATCTGGCGATCATGCGCGGGATGCCCAACCTGACCATCATTGATCCGTGCGATGCGGTCGAGATCGATCAGGCCACGCGCGTCATCGCCGACACGCCGGGGCCGGTCTATATGCGGCTGCTGCGGGGGCAGGTGCCGGACGTGCTGGGCGAATATGGCTATCAGTTCAAGCTGGGCCGCGCGCAGATGATCCGCGACGGGCGTGATGTGCTGTTTGTGTCGTCGGGGCTGATGACCATGCGCACGCTGGACGCGGCCAAAGCGCTGCAAAAGGACGGTGTCGATTGCGCGGTGCTGCATGTGCCGACGATCAAGCCGCTGGATGTCCAGACCATCATCGCCGAGGCGTCAAAGGGCGGGCGGCTGGTGGTCACGGCCGAGAACCATTCGGTCACCGGCGGTCTGGGCGAGGCAGTGGCCGCGACCCTGATGCGGGCGGGGGTGCATGTGCCCTTCCGCCAGATCGGTCTGCCGGATGCGTTTCTGGATGCGGGGGCGCTGCCCACGTTGCACGACCAATACGGTATTTCGGTCAGCGCGGTTACGGCTGCGGTGAAATCATGGCTTTGA
- a CDS encoding SDR family NAD(P)-dependent oxidoreductase, giving the protein MKLLDGMTAIITGAASPRGLGKATARLFAQHGARVAILDLDADEAAEAAADLPGQGHTWGVCDVTDKVACETVAADIIAQWGQVDILVNNAGITQPLKLMEIAPHNYDAVLDVNLRGTLYMSQAVIPHMRTRGQGSIINLSSVSAQRGGGIFGGPHYSAAKAGILGLTKAMARELAPAGVRSNAICPGFIATDITAGKLTDEMRAQVLEGIPMGRAGTADDVAGCALFLASSLSAYVTGTEVDVNGGSLIH; this is encoded by the coding sequence ATGAAACTTCTGGATGGAATGACGGCGATCATCACCGGTGCTGCCAGTCCGCGCGGGTTGGGCAAGGCCACGGCGCGGCTGTTTGCGCAGCATGGCGCGCGGGTGGCGATACTGGATCTGGATGCGGACGAGGCGGCAGAGGCCGCAGCGGACCTGCCGGGGCAGGGGCACACCTGGGGCGTGTGCGATGTGACCGACAAGGTGGCTTGCGAGACCGTGGCGGCGGATATTATTGCGCAGTGGGGGCAGGTGGATATTCTGGTGAACAACGCCGGTATCACCCAGCCGCTGAAGCTGATGGAGATTGCGCCGCACAACTACGACGCGGTGCTGGACGTGAACCTGCGCGGCACCTTGTATATGTCCCAAGCGGTGATCCCGCATATGCGGACGCGCGGGCAAGGCAGCATCATCAACCTGTCGTCGGTGTCGGCCCAGCGGGGCGGCGGCATCTTTGGCGGGCCGCATTATTCCGCCGCAAAAGCGGGGATACTGGGGCTGACCAAGGCGATGGCCCGCGAACTGGCACCCGCAGGCGTGCGGTCAAACGCGATCTGTCCGGGGTTCATCGCCACGGACATCACCGCAGGCAAACTGACCGACGAGATGCGCGCGCAAGTGCTGGAGGGTATCCCGATGGGCCGCGCAGGCACAGCGGACGACGTAGCGGGCTGTGCGTTGTTTCTGGCATCCAGCCTGTCGGCCTATGTGACGGGGACCGAAGTGGACGTGAATGGCGGTTCGCTGATCCATTAG
- a CDS encoding GNAT family N-acetyltransferase has protein sequence MTVIPTLKTPRLTLRPMRAEDWTGYHRVMTSDRSIYMGGPFSLAGAWGMFCSDHAQWSLFGCGGLMIENTADGECLGQVGINSGPLFPEWELGWLLYPEAEGRGVAYEAATALRTWCRDVRHLTTLVSYIDPENARSARLAERLGATLDANAQRPDPSDLVYRHYG, from the coding sequence ATGACTGTGATTCCTACGCTTAAGACCCCCCGCCTGACCTTGCGGCCTATGCGAGCAGAAGACTGGACCGGCTATCATCGTGTTATGACTTCAGACCGATCAATCTACATGGGTGGGCCTTTCTCCCTCGCCGGTGCTTGGGGAATGTTTTGTTCCGATCACGCTCAATGGAGCCTGTTCGGGTGCGGTGGTCTTATGATTGAGAACACTGCCGACGGCGAATGCCTCGGACAAGTTGGAATCAATTCAGGGCCGCTCTTCCCAGAATGGGAACTGGGCTGGCTACTCTATCCTGAGGCGGAGGGTCGCGGCGTCGCATACGAAGCTGCAACCGCCCTCCGGACCTGGTGTCGAGACGTCAGGCACCTCACGACGCTGGTGAGTTACATCGACCCTGAAAACGCTCGATCAGCTCGGTTGGCGGAAAGGCTCGGTGCGACGCTGGATGCGAACGCGCAACGGCCTGATCCCTCAGATCTAGTCTATCGACACTACGGTTAG
- a CDS encoding LysR family transcriptional regulator, which translates to MSRAPNLHALPYFEAVARRGSLARAAEEMSVSPSAVSQQIKLLEQQLGVKLFRRTGRVLSLTLEGELLAQTAGTALRMLTDAQTNLGRTRTSHRLNLRVSPSFGVRWLGPRLADFLTRYPDWDLRVDAAPDPTDFDREIMDMDIRYGTGDWPGLWCKPLVHDHILPLAHPDYLASLPAGDPLSHARLIDSPRAHVQWDFWLWHNDVTGANNRKTVLMDRSSMAIQLALDGAGVVLESMALATAEMQAGQLVPVCPHLPVLRFPAHWARCPARFVKRRPIQVFLGWAEAQAAAHANDMAALMALHGMQVEDIIPQAAWQQRPL; encoded by the coding sequence ATGAGCCGCGCCCCCAACCTGCACGCGCTCCCCTATTTCGAAGCCGTGGCACGGCGCGGCAGTCTGGCCCGCGCCGCCGAGGAAATGTCCGTCTCGCCCTCTGCCGTCAGCCAGCAGATCAAACTGCTGGAACAGCAGTTGGGCGTCAAATTGTTCCGCCGCACCGGCCGCGTGCTCAGCCTGACACTGGAGGGCGAATTGCTGGCCCAGACCGCAGGCACCGCCCTGCGGATGCTGACCGACGCGCAGACCAATCTGGGCCGCACCCGCACCTCGCACCGGCTGAACCTGCGCGTCTCGCCCAGCTTTGGCGTGCGCTGGCTGGGGCCACGTCTGGCCGATTTTCTGACACGCTATCCCGACTGGGATCTGCGCGTGGATGCCGCCCCCGACCCCACCGATTTCGACCGCGAGATCATGGACATGGACATCCGCTATGGCACCGGCGACTGGCCGGGGCTGTGGTGCAAACCGCTGGTTCACGATCACATCCTGCCGCTGGCGCATCCCGATTATCTGGCCAGCCTGCCCGCCGGCGACCCGCTGTCGCACGCCCGCCTGATCGACAGCCCGCGCGCGCATGTGCAATGGGATTTCTGGCTGTGGCACAATGACGTGACGGGGGCCAACAACCGCAAGACCGTGCTGATGGACCGCTCGTCGATGGCGATCCAGCTTGCACTGGACGGTGCGGGCGTTGTGCTGGAATCAATGGCGCTGGCCACGGCAGAAATGCAGGCGGGGCAACTGGTGCCGGTCTGCCCGCATCTGCCGGTGCTGCGCTTCCCCGCCCATTGGGCCCGCTGCCCCGCACGTTTTGTCAAACGCCGCCCCATTCAGGTTTTTCTGGGCTGGGCCGAGGCGCAGGCCGCAGCCCACGCAAACGATATGGCCGCTCTGATGGCGCTCCACGGGATGCAAGTCGAAGACATCATCCCGCAAGCGGCATGGCAGCAACGCCCGCTTTAG
- a CDS encoding GntR family transcriptional regulator, translated as MTENPLSEQIANQLRRNILRGKLAPGASIKERDNATEMGVSRTPLREAVRILAKEGLVDLRPARSPIVSIPSIKQVSDEVEVLLAVEKLSGELACHRATEEDIVEIEQIVDQMADLFDTADPLDLFEIDMSFHSAIARASHNAPLAEIHRTFLARLWRSRFLAAVKRRNRERVISHHRDIVTALRAHDPDKIRAAIGVHLDNLGEDIIDVIRQELDANTSTDTGPDRARPP; from the coding sequence ATGACGGAAAACCCACTGTCCGAGCAGATCGCGAACCAGCTGCGCCGCAATATCTTGCGCGGCAAGCTTGCACCCGGCGCCAGCATCAAAGAACGCGACAACGCAACCGAGATGGGCGTAAGCCGCACACCGCTGCGCGAAGCGGTGCGAATTCTGGCCAAAGAAGGTCTGGTCGACCTGCGCCCCGCCCGCAGCCCGATCGTGTCGATCCCCTCGATCAAACAGGTCTCGGACGAGGTCGAAGTGTTGCTGGCTGTGGAAAAGCTGTCGGGCGAACTGGCGTGCCACCGGGCCACCGAAGAAGACATCGTCGAGATCGAACAGATCGTCGACCAGATGGCAGACCTGTTTGACACCGCAGACCCGCTGGACCTGTTCGAGATCGACATGAGCTTTCATTCGGCCATCGCGCGGGCCTCGCACAATGCACCGCTGGCCGAGATTCATCGCACCTTTCTGGCGCGGCTCTGGCGTTCACGATTTCTGGCAGCGGTCAAACGGCGCAACCGCGAGCGGGTGATTTCACACCACCGCGACATCGTTACGGCCCTACGCGCCCATGATCCCGACAAGATTCGCGCAGCCATTGGCGTGCATCTCGACAATCTGGGCGAAGACATCATCGACGTGATCCGGCAAGAACTGGACGCCAACACCTCCACCGACACAGGCCCGGACCGAGCGCGGCCACCATGA
- a CDS encoding TRAP transporter substrate-binding protein, whose translation MKLKTLLMSTAAAAMVAGTAFAEDVTLRIQTHYATEHPTGKLLAQWIDDVQTMSDGGITVEMFYSSSVVATTETWDAAINGILDCDATGGAYQTGKNPAFQFVGDIMGGYDTPWQQYSWLYYGDGYAAAQELYNAQGMQLIGWSIYGQESLSSSKPLAGFEDIKGWKFRSPPGMETEIFQELGASPIVMDFTEIFTALETGIIDGADASGLANNVGLGLYDIVKHATYPGFHSMPSDHLACNQDVWDGLTEQQRRIIDTAWQKLSFQVALANEKANAEAAAALQEQGVTLYDWSPEDRAEFRRAAQVAWDDWGTRSPEAAALLESHKTYLKQLGLLSGE comes from the coding sequence ATGAAACTCAAGACACTTTTGATGTCGACTGCGGCGGCTGCCATGGTTGCCGGCACTGCATTTGCCGAGGATGTGACACTGCGCATCCAGACCCACTATGCGACCGAACATCCCACAGGCAAGCTGCTGGCCCAATGGATCGACGATGTACAGACCATGTCCGATGGCGGCATCACGGTTGAAATGTTCTATTCTTCTTCGGTGGTTGCGACCACCGAGACATGGGACGCCGCAATCAACGGCATCCTTGACTGCGACGCGACGGGCGGCGCCTATCAGACCGGCAAGAACCCTGCGTTCCAGTTCGTCGGTGACATCATGGGCGGCTATGACACGCCTTGGCAGCAGTACAGCTGGCTGTATTACGGTGACGGCTATGCCGCCGCACAAGAGCTTTATAACGCACAGGGTATGCAGCTGATCGGCTGGTCGATTTACGGTCAGGAATCACTGTCTTCGTCCAAGCCGCTGGCAGGCTTTGAGGACATCAAAGGCTGGAAATTCCGTTCGCCTCCCGGCATGGAGACCGAAATTTTCCAAGAGTTGGGCGCATCGCCCATCGTGATGGATTTCACCGAAATCTTTACCGCGCTTGAAACAGGTATCATCGACGGTGCCGACGCATCCGGTCTGGCCAACAACGTGGGCCTTGGACTTTATGACATCGTGAAACACGCCACCTATCCCGGCTTTCACTCGATGCCGTCGGACCATCTGGCGTGTAATCAGGACGTTTGGGATGGTTTGACCGAGCAGCAGCGTCGCATCATAGACACCGCATGGCAAAAGTTGTCGTTCCAGGTTGCCCTGGCCAACGAAAAAGCCAACGCCGAAGCCGCCGCCGCGCTGCAGGAACAGGGTGTGACACTGTATGACTGGTCGCCCGAAGATCGCGCCGAGTTCCGTCGCGCAGCCCAGGTTGCATGGGACGACTGGGGCACACGTTCGCCCGAGGCAGCCGCATTGCTGGAAAGCCACAAGACCTACCTCAAGCAGTTGGGTCTGCTGAGCGGAGAGTGA
- a CDS encoding TRAP transporter small permease subunit has translation MQGNSLWLGRMRAPIKTAMMGFVGLTVVLYVLLIGQRLFLEESYGMYEMIRPAGRPLVQVMLVSLIAALVFASLFLSDTRGAIETSPDGFFDLVSVVLGRLAMIMTTFVVLVMFYEVVSRYVFASPTLWANELSLWIAAFVFLLSGLYAMQQRSHIRIYIIYNMMPRWARKASDTVSVLLIVGFTFALVWGGYTDASKRFLRMETFGTAWDPPIPGTIKPAILLLIVIVAIQAVSNLIADWHKDPEAHTPMDEIDETEIENIRRTLKED, from the coding sequence ATGCAGGGAAATTCGCTTTGGCTGGGCCGGATGCGCGCGCCAATCAAAACGGCGATGATGGGGTTCGTAGGGCTGACGGTTGTGCTTTATGTGCTGCTGATCGGGCAACGGCTGTTTTTGGAAGAATCCTACGGGATGTACGAGATGATCCGACCCGCAGGCAGGCCGCTGGTGCAGGTGATGCTGGTCAGTCTGATCGCGGCGCTTGTATTTGCCTCGCTGTTTTTGTCGGACACCAGGGGTGCGATTGAAACATCCCCCGACGGGTTCTTTGATCTGGTGTCGGTGGTGCTGGGGCGACTGGCGATGATCATGACGACCTTTGTGGTGCTGGTCATGTTCTACGAGGTCGTGTCGCGCTATGTGTTTGCCAGTCCGACGCTGTGGGCGAACGAGCTTTCACTTTGGATCGCGGCCTTTGTGTTCTTGCTGTCGGGGCTGTATGCCATGCAGCAGCGCAGCCACATCCGCATCTACATTATCTACAACATGATGCCCCGCTGGGCGCGAAAGGCGTCTGACACGGTTTCGGTTCTGCTGATCGTGGGCTTTACCTTTGCGTTGGTCTGGGGCGGCTACACGGATGCCTCCAAGCGGTTCTTGCGGATGGAAACATTCGGCACAGCATGGGATCCGCCAATTCCGGGCACCATTAAGCCCGCCATTTTGCTGCTGATTGTCATTGTGGCCATTCAGGCCGTGTCGAATCTGATTGCCGATTGGCACAAAGATCCAGAAGCACACACCCCTATGGATGAGATCGACGAGACAGAGATCGAAAACATTCGCCGCACGTTGAAAGAGGACTGA